The window CTCATTGTGTAAACCTGCATGAATTGTTCGTTTGACACATGGACTAAAACTGAAGCCATGACGCATATGCATGCACTGTATATAATCAAGACATTCTTATCTTCCTCCTCTCAAACCAGACACTTTCctcttcccctctctctctctctctctctctctctgtgcaagATTGAGCGCGACGCCGAGAGATCGAAAATGGGGAAAAGGAGGATTATAATGCTCTTGTTAGCAATGGGATTGTTTGTGCTCAGTGGTGGCGCAGCAGATCATCATCCTCATGTGAAATCTAAGGCAAACCAAGCTACTTTGGAAGTTCGTAAGATGTTGAAGCTTCTCAACAAGCCCGGCGTTAAGACTATTAAGGTCTGGTTTTCCGccattttaattatcttttcTGCAGACTAAACTCACTTTAACTCTTTGATTTTATGATTTCTTGTAGAGTGAGGATGGAGATATCGTTGATTGTGTTGACATCTACAAACAGCCTGCGTTTGATCATCCAGCATTGCGGAACCACAAAATTCAGGTCTACTTTAATCCTTCATTTGTTCGAAGAATGTACGAAACAAAAACTGGAAAACATTATGGTTGGTTACATCTAAATGAAACATTTTACAGTTGGAAGGTTAATGATTTATTGCAGATGACACCGAATCTTCAATTCGCATCGGAGGTTCCTAGTTCTAGTCCCAGTCCCAGTCCCAGTCTTATTGCAAGTAGTCCTGTGCAAAATGATCATAATTCTTCTCAGCAGATTTTGTCTCAGATTTGGCAGAAGAGTGGAAGCTGTCCAGGTGGAACCATTCCCATTCGGAGAATTCGAGGGCAGGACTTACTGAGAGCTGCTTCACTTGAACACTTTGGGAAGAAACCGGCAAATTCCTACTACTCAACCAACGATGAGAAAGGCGCTGTAATCATCAACGGCACCAGAGTCGAACTCGGTCCTCAAATCAATCGTTCAGTAAGCAAACGTTATGTTTAGGAATCATTCGATAActatttcagtttttagtttgtAAATGTATCTTGTGCAATTAATGGTTAAATTTTATGTGAATGTGCAGGCTGCTATCCTTATAACAGTTGGATATAGTTATACAGGTGCTCAAGGGGATATAAATATTTGGAATCCAAGAGTCCAATCGCCAGATGAGTTCACTACTGCTCAAATCTGGCTCAAGAATGGACCCGGAGACGCCTTTGAAAGTGTCGAATCAGGATGGGTGGTAACTCACTCTGGACTCTTCATCTGTAGACTgcagatgaaaaaaaaatcgactTTAGATCTATAAAATCACACTTTGACACGTATACATGAACCTTCCTTTTTCGCTTCTAGGTAAATCCGAAGTTGTATGGTGATGGAGCAAGTCGACTTTTTGTATATTGGACTGTAAGTACTTCATTTCAAATATGATCAGTCAGGAAAATGTCATTGGTACCAGCTTCCATATCTTTTGATTAAAATGCGAGGGACAAAAGTG of the Pyrus communis chromosome 1, drPyrComm1.1, whole genome shotgun sequence genome contains:
- the LOC137712650 gene encoding protein neprosin-like, which gives rise to MGKRRIIMLLLAMGLFVLSGGAADHHPHVKSKANQATLEVRKMLKLLNKPGVKTIKSEDGDIVDCVDIYKQPAFDHPALRNHKIQVYFNPSFVRRMYETKTGKHYGWLHLNETFYSWKVNDLLQMTPNLQFASEVPSSSPSPSPSLIASSPVQNDHNSSQQILSQIWQKSGSCPGGTIPIRRIRGQDLLRAASLEHFGKKPANSYYSTNDEKGAVIINGTRVELGPQINRSAAILITVGYSYTGAQGDINIWNPRVQSPDEFTTAQIWLKNGPGDAFESVESGWVVNPKLYGDGASRLFVYWTKDAYKSTGCFDLTCSGFVHTNKDLALGMALGPVSSEMGPQYQATFSITKDFHTNNWWVRVGQNIPVGYFPPELFFYLTKGVAALVEWGGEVYSSKIKKNHPHTATEMGSGDFAWGKLGNACYIKQVRIIDYSMQLKYPEWVGTYTDEEYCYTALNYAASLAEEPVFYFGGPGLNPPDCN